CGAAGTAATGGGTACGGTGGATTACGCCTCCCTCAACAGCGGAACCATTACTTTTTCGGGGCACACGATCCAGACGGCGCCCCTCTCCAGCCGGATGCGGGCCCGGGAGATCGCGGAGACGCTGAAGAAGTGGATCGAAGCGGGATCATTTACCCTGACCGAGCCTCAGGCGTCCCTGCCGTCGAAATAGGCGGACATACCGCATCACACAGACATATGATGACACAAAGAACGGCCCCGGTTACATCGGGGCCGTTTTCGTTTCAGGGACGGATGTATATCTGGCAGGGGGATGTGATGCGGATGGAGGGGCCGTTTTTGTCCGTGACGGTGCCGGTGACCTCGACTCGCCTGCCCCGGTAATGCCGCGCGGGATCCTCGATGCCTTCTCTATAAAAGGCGTCGAGGTCGGATGTTTGGATGAAGACCGTGAAGTCGGTTGTGTAATCAACCCCGAAGTTCAGAAATACTCCGATGTCGGTCGTCTCCGACGCGATCACCGTACCCATGATTGTTTTTGACAGGCCAATATATTCATCGGCCTCAACCTGGGGGATCATCCAAGCGTCGGTGTTCGCCCACATTCCCTTTTCTTCCGTCCGGGCCTGTTTCATGGCGGCGTAGAACAGGTCCTGGTAGAGAAGGTTGGGAGGATAGGGAAGGGCAAGGGCGGCCCCCTCCCGGATCAATACTTCGTTGACGAATGTATCGTCGACGAAGACGTATGCCAGGGTCCTTCCGTACACATCGGTCGTCTCGATATCGGTGACGACGGTGACTCTTTTTCCGAGCACCAGGTCGCTGTTGAGGCGTTTGGATTGTTCCCCGTAATACTCGGCGGGGCGGTAGCCGCCGGTCTCCGGGGCGTCCAGGCCGATGTAACGGATTTTCCGGCCGTCGGAGAGTTCGATTGTGTCGCCGTCGAACACCTCAATAACGACGGTATCCGCACCGGAAAGGCCGCCGATTCTGGAGAGTCCATAGGAAAGCGCCAGTATCAGGACAAGGGCGTAAAGCAGCCGGGAGGGCCTGGTCTTTGTGTGCCGGACGCCGAGACCCTCCGATGCGCGACGGGAAGAATGCATGTTAGTATCTGCGGGAATCGGGAACTTCCACGATGACGAACTCGGTGGCGGCGTCTTCGTTCAGCTCGGAGGCTATGGCGACGCCCTCTTCCGGCTCCTCAGAAATGGTCATGGTGCGCTCGGCTTCCGATTCCATCACGGTGAGGATCAGCGGATCCTTGGTGGAGTCGCCGTTTCGCTCGATGGTCGTATATCCGGTTACTCCCTCATATCCCCTGATAGAGAGGAGCGCCTCTCTCATGTCGTCACGGCCGTCGACGCCCTGTGACCTGATGAGATACTGGACCATCTTGACGGTATCATACCCGTATGCCTCCAGGACGCCCGGCTTGAAGCCGAAGATCGAGGTAAAATCCTCGACGAAGCTTTTGATGGCGGGATCGTCGCTGTCGGGGGTGAAGGCGTCGGCGAAGTAGGAGCCGATCATGAAATCTCCGGCGATGTCCAGAATCGCGGGATCATTCCAGCCGTCGGTTCCCAATAATGTAACCGTTTTCAGGTTGTAGTAGTAGACGTAGGGGATGATGGTTCCCACGGTGTTGTAGTAGTCGGGTATGAACAGGGCGTCGAAGGTTGTGGCGCTCTTCGTGCTTCCGGTGAGGTCAAGGAGGTCCTTGATGACCGAGCGAAAGTCCGCGGTTTCTCCGGTGTAGGAATACTCTCCCACGATGCTGCAGCCGTAATATCCCACGTACCGGCTGAACAGCTCCTTCATTTCCTGTCCGTATGCGTCATCCGGGTAGAGTATCGCGAAACGGCACAGGCCCTTTCCCTGCACTACATATCTGACCAGGCCCGATATTTCGTCCGGATTGGTCAGAAAGTTTCTGAACACGTAATCTCCCAGGTCGGTGATGCTCTGTTCCTTCGTCAGGGTGATGATGGGGATGCCCTGCAACTGTGCCTCTCGTGCGGCGGCCAGGGCCGTGTCCTTAAGCATGGGGCCGATGATGAGCACCACATCTTCGTCTCGCGCGAGTTCCTTGACGGCGTACGAGGCGGTGTCCTCGTCTCCGGCGGAGTCCTTGAAGATCAGCCTGATTTTCGGGCCGTCGGTATAGCCGAGGGCGCCGGAGGCCAGCTCCAGGCCGTTTCTGACCTTCCGGCCGAAGACCGAGGCCCGGCCCGAGAGGGGCAGGATAACGCCCACGGATATCTCGGAAGAATACGGCATGCCCTGGGTTTCCTTGAGCATCCCCTGGGCCTCGTAGTAGTATTCATGGTCCGGCTGGGTGCGGACGATTTTCAGCAACTCTGTGCGAGCGTCGTCCAGGTCTCCCCGGGCGATGTACCGCTGGGCAAGGATATAGGCTGCGTATCCCCCCGCGGGGGTGTCGTCGTATTCGTCGGCGATGTCTTCCAGCTCATCCTCATCCAGGTAATTTTCAAGGAGCAGCTTGATGTTTTCCTGGGCCTCCTCCTTGACCGACACCTCGTAGGTGGATCGGGCCGCCTCGTTGAACCAGAAAACGGCGTGGTAATATTCCCCGAGCATCATGTAGCTTTTTGCCAGGGTATTGTATGTTGCGGTGGTGGCGGCGCCGGTGCCGGGCTCGTCCACCAGCGAGGTGAGCATATTGATGGCGTCGGAGTATCGTCCCTGGGAGTAGTATATTTGTCCCAGCTTGTAGCGGGCGTCGGTATAGCTGTCTGAATAGACGAAGTCCTGTATGATTCTAAGATACATCGACTGGGCCGAGGAAAGCTCTCCCCGGGCGCGGTAGATGTCTCCGGCCTTGTTCAGGGCGTTGTCGGTCAGTGTGTTGGGGGAATAGTCGTTGATATAATCGAGATATCCCTCCAGGGCCTCTGTGTATCGACCGGATCGGAAGGCGTTGTCCGCCTGGGTATATGCGTTGGCCATTTCCTGGTCGGGGGAGGGCATCCGCGAGGTGCCGATGGTGGTATAGGTGACGCATGACGACAGCATAACGGCACACGTGAGCAAAACAACGTATCCGAACCTGTGGAAGATGGTATTCCGGTTCCACATGGGGTATCTCCTTATGAGTGATAATCTCTTATATTACCATACAAAGAAATGTTTTTTCAAGGGTAATCTCCGTTACCGTGTATGACCCCATGGAGTCGGGAGATGTTCCAGCAATTTTAAATCTGCTCAGAATATACCGTGTTCTCCGGATGTTCGATAAATGAGATTTTGTAGTCACGAAATACTGTTGTCGTGATATGATGTTCCGAAACGGATCGGGGGGGAAACGGAAAGGCGCCCGGCCCGCAAAAATAGCAGGACAATGGCATGACTCTTCGTAAAAAAACGCTTGAAGATACCGGGACTCTCGGCGGTCGAAATGTCTTTTATCTCGGGGTTGTCAGCTTTTTCAACGATTTCGCCTCGGAGATGATATATCCCCTCCTGCCCGTTTTCCTCACCGTTGTATTGGGGGTGGGGGGAACGGTGCTGGGTGCAATAGAAGGTGTCGCGGAGAGCACTTCCGCGATTCTCAAGTATTTCTCGGGTCGAATGTCCGACACCCTGGGCAAGCGAAAGCCGATATTCGTCTTCGGGTATACCCTCTCCAACATCGTCAGGCCGTTGATGGGAATCGCCGGCACCTGGTGGCACGTCATGCTTCTTCGGTTTTCCGACCGGGTCGGCAAGGGCGTCAGGACCGCGCCCAGGGACGCCCTGCTCGCCGATTCGGTGTCGTCGGAACGACGGGGGACGGCGTTCGGATTCCAACGGGCGCTGGATCATGCCGGGGCGGTGGCGGGACCCCTGGCGGCGGTTCTCATTCTTCCGCATATCGGGAATGATCTTCGCACCCTCTTTCTTCTCTCGGCGATTCCTGGGGTCGTCGTATTGTTGATTGTCGGGTTCCTCGTCAGGGAGGTCCCGGTTGAAAAAAAGGCGGAGGATCTTCCTCCGGTCCGGGGATTTTCCTCCCTTGATGAGACGGTAAAGCGATACCTTGCGGCGGTGCTGCTGTTTTCTCTTGGGAACGCGTCGGATGCGTTTCTTCTCCTCAAGGCGACGGACGCGGGCATAAAAATGATCCACATCCCGGTCATCTGGATCGTCCTGCACGTGGTGAAAAGCACGACATCGATCCCGGGGGGCATGCTGGCCGATCGGAAGGGGAAAAAGCAGACTATCTTGGCCGGATGGCTGGTGTACGCGGTGATTTATGCGTTATTCGCCGCTACTGAGAGCGCTGTGGGTGTGTGGGTGCTCTTCGGCGTGTATGGCATCTATTACGGTCTGACTGAGGGGACAGAGCGGGCGTT
This genomic interval from Candidatus Zymogenaceae bacterium contains the following:
- a CDS encoding thermonuclease family protein; the protein is MHSSRRASEGLGVRHTKTRPSRLLYALVLILALSYGLSRIGGLSGADTVVIEVFDGDTIELSDGRKIRYIGLDAPETGGYRPAEYYGEQSKRLNSDLVLGKRVTVVTDIETTDVYGRTLAYVFVDDTFVNEVLIREGAALALPYPPNLLYQDLFYAAMKQARTEEKGMWANTDAWMIPQVEADEYIGLSKTIMGTVIASETTDIGVFLNFGVDYTTDFTVFIQTSDLDAFYREGIEDPARHYRGRRVEVTGTVTDKNGPSIRITSPCQIYIRP
- a CDS encoding penicillin-binding protein activator; translated protein: MWNRNTIFHRFGYVVLLTCAVMLSSCVTYTTIGTSRMPSPDQEMANAYTQADNAFRSGRYTEALEGYLDYINDYSPNTLTDNALNKAGDIYRARGELSSAQSMYLRIIQDFVYSDSYTDARYKLGQIYYSQGRYSDAINMLTSLVDEPGTGAATTATYNTLAKSYMMLGEYYHAVFWFNEAARSTYEVSVKEEAQENIKLLLENYLDEDELEDIADEYDDTPAGGYAAYILAQRYIARGDLDDARTELLKIVRTQPDHEYYYEAQGMLKETQGMPYSSEISVGVILPLSGRASVFGRKVRNGLELASGALGYTDGPKIRLIFKDSAGDEDTASYAVKELARDEDVVLIIGPMLKDTALAAAREAQLQGIPIITLTKEQSITDLGDYVFRNFLTNPDEISGLVRYVVQGKGLCRFAILYPDDAYGQEMKELFSRYVGYYGCSIVGEYSYTGETADFRSVIKDLLDLTGSTKSATTFDALFIPDYYNTVGTIIPYVYYYNLKTVTLLGTDGWNDPAILDIAGDFMIGSYFADAFTPDSDDPAIKSFVEDFTSIFGFKPGVLEAYGYDTVKMVQYLIRSQGVDGRDDMREALLSIRGYEGVTGYTTIERNGDSTKDPLILTVMESEAERTMTISEEPEEGVAIASELNEDAATEFVIVEVPDSRRY
- a CDS encoding MFS transporter, whose amino-acid sequence is MTLRKKTLEDTGTLGGRNVFYLGVVSFFNDFASEMIYPLLPVFLTVVLGVGGTVLGAIEGVAESTSAILKYFSGRMSDTLGKRKPIFVFGYTLSNIVRPLMGIAGTWWHVMLLRFSDRVGKGVRTAPRDALLADSVSSERRGTAFGFQRALDHAGAVAGPLAAVLILPHIGNDLRTLFLLSAIPGVVVLLIVGFLVREVPVEKKAEDLPPVRGFSSLDETVKRYLAAVLLFSLGNASDAFLLLKATDAGIKMIHIPVIWIVLHVVKSTTSIPGGMLADRKGKKQTILAGWLVYAVIYALFAATESAVGVWVLFGVYGIYYGLTEGTERAFMAELVSEESRGTAFGFFHLTVGLAAFPASLIFGFMWDFLGSRSAFLLGAMFALAASILMFSVKGQNPQGQNPQGPTVTSTRLLKSR